TCCCGTTCACCCGCCTTTTGTCGAATCGATGTGGAGCATTTGCAACAACAACTTGCTGCAATCGTCAAGGGCAGATCCGGCTCATATTTGATGGACGGATAGGGCATGTACAAGAGGCTATACTCGGTCATAATTCATTACCTGCCTTGATATCCCTGCCCCGCAGCGATTAGCGCTGCGAACGAACCTCCGACATATCCACCGGCCTTCATGAAGAAACCCTTCACTCCCCCTTGCTCTTCACCTTTCTCGACAAGATCAACGTAGAAATCTACAGCTTCAGCAGCCGCGGTCTTCTCGCCTCTCATCGCGCGTTGGGTTTCATCAACTGCAAGCATTACCGACCCGAAGGCGAGCGAAGCCATGCCTCCTGTTGCAGCAATAGTAGTGCCCATTGCCATTGTTGAAGCTGAACCCGCTGCCCATCCAGAGGCGTAAAGTGCTGCACCGGTCAACTGCGTACTTGCTGTCGCAGCGTGGAAGGCTGTTCCAGCCGCATCCTGCCGCTCTGCTGCACAGGTTGCCGCATAGACATCACCGGCACCTCCGGCTACCATTCCAAGACCCGATGCAGCACTGCTAACAACAGGCACTGCTCCTTTGAGTAAACCAGTCGTTGATAATGGCGATGTGGCCGTTGGAGCCGACGGCTCAGCCAATGTCGCCTTGCCGAACGGAAGCGATAGTTGTTCGGGTGGTGGTGATGTATGTGGTGGGGTAGAAGAGGCAGGAGGCGTAGTTGCCGCGGGAGGTACACCAGGCTTCGGGGCCGGTTTGATGGTTTTAGCATAAGCTGCCATTCTTTTCTCGAATGGTTCAGGCGGAGGTTGCTTAAAGTGAGTACCCGGCTTGACATCTGGATCATAACCCTTGGCGTCCCTCGTTGGTTTTCCCTGTGCAGCTGCCTGTTGCTTTGTCAGCTTATCCTGATACGAAGAGCGATTCTCAGAACTTGGTTGCGGTCGCAACGGAGGACTTTGTCCTGCCATTGTGATACCATGCGTCTGCCCGGGAGGATGGCCCCAGTCCATACCTGTACCCGGGCCCCAGCAGTAATCTATTGCCTTGAGCGCCTCATGCTGTAATTTTGTTATTCCTCGACTGGTCCGGGTAGCTACAGGCGCTATCTCAAAACACGCCTGCTCTGCAAGCCACAGCTGCCTTCCTTCCATACCGTTACTATCAACTAAGGAAAGGGGATTGCCGCCCACGTACTGATAGAGGTTCATTCCATCCACCATCCCCGCCGGATCGCAGCTCACCCACCTCCCCAGCCACGGCGCGTAATACCTCGCTCCGTGGTAGTACAGCCCCGTCTCCTCGTCCCGCTCCTTGCCGGTATACCGGTATCGCCTGGGGCTCACTTCCGGGCTGCCCGGCCGTCTGTTGCGCACCGACTGGTACGAGGTGCTGCCGTAGGGATAGTACTCCTCGTACGAGATGATATCGGCATTTTCATCGAGTTCGAGGACTGCGGAACCGAGGTGGTTGCCGAACTGGTACCTGATCAGGGTCTCGGAACCAGGCCCGGGAGTAGACGTATCGATCGTTTTAGTATCGACAATTGCAATACGCTGCCTGTCGTCCATCACATGGAGCGACTCGCGTTCGAGCTTCGGGCCGGCATTGCCGTTGTATTTGCGGAAGATCTCGAAGCCGCCGATATAAATGCGTTCATGGAATCTCTTCCCGTCCTGTTCCATGACCTTGCGCACCCGCTGGCCGCCTGCATCGTAGGTGAAGTAGACGATGCACCCGGATCTGCATCCCGTGCAATCTTCGGGATCGTCGCTCCTGCCGGCCGACCGGAGCTGATCCTTGAAATCCCACTTCACGCAGGGAAGGTGAGGCATATTCAGCATGTTGCCGTGGGCATCGTACCGGAACGATTCAGATGGGGCAGTAGCGGGATTCCTCCCCACCGAGGATGCGGTGAGACGGTTGTTCGTCTGGCTGTTATCGATGAGGCTTGGTTCGGCATAGTCGAAGTTCCGGATCCATATGTTCTGGTTCGTCCCTCTGCCGTTCATTGCAGAATGACGGATCCGGGTAATGTTCCCTGCCAGATCGTATGAGTATTCTTCGGTATAGTTCCGCATCTGCGAGTTGTTGCCGGGTTGCGGGAGATTCATCCGATATCGATCATCCGACGTCGGCCACGGCGTAGCTGCCGAACCGATGTGCTCGCGCCCGCTTGCGGAGATTAGCCGATAGACGGCATCGTATACATAATCGGATTCCGGCTGCACGATGGAACCGCTGAAGAAAACCGTCTGCTGGGCGTCGTCGCGGATGTGGACGATGTTCCCTGCAGGATCGTAGGCGTAATGGACGTTCTGGACACTGCCGGACTCCCTGGTGGTATGGAGATCGGTGAGCCGGAACGTCAGCGGATCGTAGCCGTAGCACGTCTTCACCCCGTTGCCGTACTCGACGAACTTCCGCCGGCCCTTCGCATCATAATCGATGTTTATCACCATATGCCGGGTGGCTGTGTCGGACCCAAGCAGCCCGGCCGGCTCGGCGGCCTCCCCCAGCCAGAGATCAACACACTCGAGCAGATTTGCGTCATTGTATACCTGCTGGACCACGTTCAGCTGTGTCCCGGCATTGCTGCTGTGCGGGGCAATACTCTGTATCGGCCGATTGAGGGCATCGTATCTGGTACTGCCGGAGAATTCTTCTGATTCCAGGGGAGAACTGGGTCCGGGCAGCAGAAGTCCGGATCGTTCAAGGAGTTCCGCCGGGGAATCTGAATTAAGTTGTTCGATCGCTGATTTCAGCCTGTCCTCGAAGTCTTTCCAGTCGGGAGTCTGCGTGCAGTCCGATGCTAATTGCCGGGTGCTGCGAAGCAGGTTCCCCTTGAAGTCGTACGACTCAAAACCGCCGACCGACGGATCCGAATCGTGGTGCGGGTTCTTCGCACAGTTGACGACTATGCCGGCCCCGTCGAGCATAAGCAAGATCCTTCCCCTGAGATTCAGGTGCCGTTGCCCCGCAGATGCTCCTGAAGGGTTCGAGTCCGGGTGCATCTCGCCGTAGATCGCAAGTTCGGCGAGATACTCTCTTTCCGTCCCACTCAGCTGCTCTCTCACCCAGAGGTGCGTCTGCCTTCTGAGTTCATCGTACTGGTGACGGACAGTGCGGCCGAGGCTGTCCCAGCCATAGATCGGGTTTCCGGCCACATCGTTCAGCATCCACCGGGTGCCGGCGTCCATGCTCTGCTGCTTGACCGGGTTGCCGAGCATGTCGTAGTCGCACTTCATCACCGAACGGTCGTATGCATCCCTGACCTCCCGCTGATTGCCTTCGATATCGAGAACGACACGGGTCATCATCGCGCCGCCAGTCACGTCGGCACGAGCAACCGTCAGGAATGTCCGGCCGAGCGTATCGAAGTAGGCTGTTGTCGGGGTATCGGCATGGGCCAACGCGCGTACGGCAGCTTTCTTCTCGGGTTCGAGGCCCGGGGAATCCGTGGGAAGGGAGGAAGGATCGATGCGCTGCCGGAGCCATGGCATCCAATCTTCGCGATCCGGTGCGATCTGTTCGAAGTATGCCGACACATATCCGGATACATCAGGATCGTCCCGCAGGTCCAGGGCGACCGTATCATTGACATCGTATGCCCTCTGCCGCCAGGGATCAAAGACAACTTTCTCGTAAGTATGGTCGGGGTGCAGGGTGGCAACGACCCGCCCGACCGGGTCGTAGAAGACGATCGGGCTTACTCCGACTTTCACCTCGAACTCGAATTCATGCGTATCGGAGAAGAACGGCTCGTACTGCCGGACCGGTTGTCCCTTGTTGTTGAAGATCGTCCAGCCGCTCCCGACCCAGCGGGGAGAGACAGCATGGCCGGTCATCCTCACCTTGCCGTCAACGACCAGAATACTGCCGTCCACACCTCGTTCCGGTACGGGGCCCGGTTCGGCCTGAACCTTCCTCTGGATCTCCCGCCCGAAACCGTCTGAATAAGAGACACTGTGCTGGATCCGGGTCTTTATCCCGGTTTTGTGTTCTTCCCGGCAGTGAGTCTCGCGAGCCATCGTGTAGACGACATTCGGCCGGGGTTCCGGAATAGACGGGTCCTGAAGGCATCGATAGTAAGCGAAGTCATAGACCAGACGGGCGGTTGCACCCTGCAGAAGAGCATGCTGATCGATAGGAGGCTGTGAGTGTGAGTCGCCTCTCGGGTTCGCAAGGTACTTTTCCAGTACCGCCACATAATCAGGGTCCGGATCGAAATCATCAAGCGAGTCACCCGCTTGCTCCCCTGCTTTTCCCATCACCGCAGTCCCGACGACCATGCCGAGCGCATCGAATGCGACTGCCGATCGGTTGCCGTTCGGGTCGGTGATAAGAGACGGCTGCATGACCCGGTAATCGAGGTTGGCGGTTATTCTGTTGTTCAGAGAGTCGCATGTTTCCCTGAGCTGGAGTGAGTGATCGTCGTATGAAACCAGCATGCTGTTTCCGAACTGATCCTGGAACCGGAACGGCAGGAAAAAATGACTTTTGGCAAAAGCCAGCTCCTCTGCCGGATCATCCGTTGTATTCGGACAATAATGGATTTTACCGGATGGGATCCACCAGCAGTCGTCAGGATCCTCAACCGGAAACAGGTTGAGAATTTTATAGTCCTGGCTTCTGATATAGCCTCCGTCTCTCCCCAGCATCCCGGCAGGGTCCGGCAGCAGGTCCTCTGCCGGATCCGAGGCACGTTTATAGATCTCAGAGAGCAATCCGGGATTGAATGCCAGTTTGCAGGCCTCTCCGGGAAGCGCGAGCGATTCGACCGATCCAAGCGGCAGCAGCCCGTCCAGATTATTTCTGCGATATATCGTGCGGATATGTTCGATCAGTCGCCGCTCCCATTTTCCGGATGGGTTCGGTGCTTCGCGATAAACGGCCTGTTTCTCATACTCCGTGCAGGTATCGGAGCGTAACCGCATCCGGTCTCCGGCGGGGGCATCGATGAAATCCTCGAACCGATACCACGTTTGCATATCTGGTTTCGGGAATCCGGTCAACTCGAATGTTCGCATCTCGCCTGGAAGCGGAGTTCGGTAGTCATCGGGATACCGGACGGGATCGTCAATAGAATTTGTGAAGCGGTTCTCCGTATAGGCAACAAGATGTACGCTTTGCTTATTCTGATCGTCAGTTGTAAGATCGGAATCCGCGTTGAGGCGCCCGTACCCGATCGCGGCCGACTTCAGCACATTGCCATAGTCATCGACCTCGAACGTCATCGCGTGGCTGATACGCGGATCAGAAATATTCCGCTCGTATCGGCAGTCCAGTGTTTCGCGGGGATAAACAAAGAAGACCGCATGCCTGTTGTCGCCGCGTCGCTGAAGACACCGGACCGCGTAATTCCTCTCGGACACACTGTATGGAAGATGTTCCTTTGAAGTACCGTCCTCTGCGTATATCTCCCGCCGAAGCACAGAGCCTCTCAGTGCCCGGCAGGCCTCGCGCTCCTCGTCGGCGGTCAGGTTCTCCGGCAAAACGGTGTCCGGAAGGAGTGTCTTTAGATAGGAGTCGAATGCTGCCTGGTCTTCCGGATCAGGCGCCCCGTAGTATTCGTGAGCCATATTGATCCCGATCGCATCTTCCTGCAGGTACGCTCCGGTATGATACCACGTTTTTGTCAGGACCGGCGGGACATGGGAGGATGCATCGACATTCGAGGCGTCCGGGAACATGTCGCTTCTGCTCAAGGCTGCATACTCCTCCGTGTCACGCTGCTCCACCATCCCGAAACCCCGGAATTCCCGCTCGATCCCGTCGAAGAATCCGTGGTGGTACGTATATCGCGTGACGAACCTGTTGCGGCTTATCCGGTCATGCATCTCCACCCGTGAAACCACATGGACCGGGAACGGGAGCCGGGTAACCCACGGTGTCCCTGCAGCCTTATCTGCAAGATAAAATTCGGTCGAGGATGCATACGTGACGACCGTTTCGGCACCCATGTTGTTCCTCATCGAGATGAGCAGATGCGGTTTCTGTTCCCCCATAAGCCGGATATACGACATCTGCCGGGAGGGCGTGCCCGGCAGGGGCGACGACCAGACAAGGCACCCCGTCCCGCTCCCGAACAGGTCGACCGCCATCACGGACGAGAGGTCATCGATTGGCGGAAGCTGCGTGATCGGTTGCGGTTCGCTCCATCGGTTGCCGGACTGGTTCAGGTATACATCGACACGGTCGTACCGCATGTAGAGAATATCGGTTGTCCCCGATCCGTCTGTGTCGACAAGGCGGATCCGCTTCTGGTCGAAGAGGTCGGGCGCATCGAAGACCGGAGAGTTATCCATCGTCACCTTTGCACCGAACTTCCCGTACCCGAGATTAGGCCAATAGCAGATCTCCCCGTTTCGAATCCTGACCAGGTCGCTCAGCCCGTCACCGCTCAGATCGGCAAGATGGATCGACTGCGTTCCATCGGCAAAGATCAGCCGCGGACCTCTGTCTTCATCACCGGGCAGGTATACCTTTTCCGATCGCCCGAACCCGGATTCGGCAAGCGATGGATACCAGGTGAAGGTCTCACCATCTGCAACCAGGATGTCCGCATGCCCGTCGCCATTGAGATCTGCGTACATCAGGTTGGGGTCATACCACGGGATATTCGGGAGTGAGACGAAGGACCTGAACGGACGCCAGTCCCCGTCCAACGTCCGCTCGTAAAAACCGCTCACCGAACCGCTGAACTCCACGAGATCCAGCTGACCGTCACCGGCAAGATCCATAAGCTGCTGCCGTCCGCCCTCAAGGTCTGCGGTCGCAGGCATAGAGGCCACCGCCTGCATCTCGCCAAACCTGCCTCCACCGAGGTTCGATTTGTAATACCACGCATCGCCCCGGCCGCAGAGAATGCCGGAGATTCCCTCGCCATCCAGGTCCGCCCATTGGTATTGCAAACCATCCAGGCCGATCGGAAGGTTCCTCAGGCTCTCCGGATCGATTATCCCGATGGCATCATGCAGCTCGGCTCTGCTGTACTCGAACTCAAGAGGAGGGAGAGATTTTTTTAGGTATGTTCTCGTCTTCGTGACCGGATCTTCTTTCAAAACGTAGCCGGACTGGTGGATCTCTGTGATAAACGAGGCAACCGGGCCTTCATCGTACGTAAATTCCATCGAACGGACGAGGCAGTCCTGAACCCCGAGTTCGTCGGGAAAGTGATGAAACATGAGGATCCGCCTGCAGAGCCGGTACGTGCGTACCTCAAAACCGGGGCGATACGATGAGAACGGGTCTTCCCGCACATCCCATTGACCGTCATCTATGGTTACCGGAAAGGGAGTATCGAGAGGGAGATCGCGTTTGCAGTAATCAAAGACCAGCTCGAACATCCAGTCGGTGCGGGCGATGAGATCTTCACCGCGAGTATGAGGACTTCTGTTTCCATACCGGATGTACTGCAGGTATCTGTTCGTGGATCGAAGTCCGTCAGTTCGGTTTTTTTCATGAATCCGGGAAGCATCTACCCTGTCCGAGTCCTCTTCTTTATACGAATATGTGATTGCATCTCCTTTATCATCGTAACTTTCGCAGATAAGCCAGCTGAAAATCCTGGAACCGTCATCGGGATCGGCAATCCGGGAGTTGGAGGTTCTTCCATAGATCGTTGTGATATTGTCTTTCGAGATTGTCCTCCAGAACGTGTCCCCGGTCTCTGTGTCGGTCCAGCGTTCGATACGGGCGAATAGCCCTTCGGTGCGGGGGCGATATTTCATGACGGCATACTTACCCTGACCCGGAAGAGCCCCCGCAGGCACAAGGTCTTCCCCTCCCGATAGGATAAACACATCCGACTCTTCCCTGTCAAAATACCGGGGAATACCCCTGTCGGTCTTCCGTGTTATGGCTGGAAGGGCGAGCCTCCAGCCGAATCCGAATACACCATTCCCTGCTCCCGAGTCATAGGAAAGAGAAAGTTGCGGGCCGAATCCCGAACGTCCC
This portion of the Methanoculleus oceani genome encodes:
- a CDS encoding SpvB/TcaC N-terminal domain-containing protein, whose protein sequence is MDNGAGFGQKGALSGSMRTGEAGSTDVKASGENLVVPSLSLPRGGGAIHGMGEKFSTNPVTGTGSMNVPIFATPGRSGFGPQLSLSYDSGAGNGVFGFGWRLALPAITRKTDRGIPRYFDREESDVFILSGGEDLVPAGALPGQGKYAVMKYRPRTEGLFARIERWTDTETGDTFWRTISKDNITTIYGRTSNSRIADPDDGSRIFSWLICESYDDKGDAITYSYKEEDSDRVDASRIHEKNRTDGLRSTNRYLQYIRYGNRSPHTRGEDLIARTDWMFELVFDYCKRDLPLDTPFPVTIDDGQWDVREDPFSSYRPGFEVRTYRLCRRILMFHHFPDELGVQDCLVRSMEFTYDEGPVASFITEIHQSGYVLKEDPVTKTRTYLKKSLPPLEFEYSRAELHDAIGIIDPESLRNLPIGLDGLQYQWADLDGEGISGILCGRGDAWYYKSNLGGGRFGEMQAVASMPATADLEGGRQQLMDLAGDGQLDLVEFSGSVSGFYERTLDGDWRPFRSFVSLPNIPWYDPNLMYADLNGDGHADILVADGETFTWYPSLAESGFGRSEKVYLPGDEDRGPRLIFADGTQSIHLADLSGDGLSDLVRIRNGEICYWPNLGYGKFGAKVTMDNSPVFDAPDLFDQKRIRLVDTDGSGTTDILYMRYDRVDVYLNQSGNRWSEPQPITQLPPIDDLSSVMAVDLFGSGTGCLVWSSPLPGTPSRQMSYIRLMGEQKPHLLISMRNNMGAETVVTYASSTEFYLADKAAGTPWVTRLPFPVHVVSRVEMHDRISRNRFVTRYTYHHGFFDGIEREFRGFGMVEQRDTEEYAALSRSDMFPDASNVDASSHVPPVLTKTWYHTGAYLQEDAIGINMAHEYYGAPDPEDQAAFDSYLKTLLPDTVLPENLTADEEREACRALRGSVLRREIYAEDGTSKEHLPYSVSERNYAVRCLQRRGDNRHAVFFVYPRETLDCRYERNISDPRISHAMTFEVDDYGNVLKSAAIGYGRLNADSDLTTDDQNKQSVHLVAYTENRFTNSIDDPVRYPDDYRTPLPGEMRTFELTGFPKPDMQTWYRFEDFIDAPAGDRMRLRSDTCTEYEKQAVYREAPNPSGKWERRLIEHIRTIYRRNNLDGLLPLGSVESLALPGEACKLAFNPGLLSEIYKRASDPAEDLLPDPAGMLGRDGGYIRSQDYKILNLFPVEDPDDCWWIPSGKIHYCPNTTDDPAEELAFAKSHFFLPFRFQDQFGNSMLVSYDDHSLQLRETCDSLNNRITANLDYRVMQPSLITDPNGNRSAVAFDALGMVVGTAVMGKAGEQAGDSLDDFDPDPDYVAVLEKYLANPRGDSHSQPPIDQHALLQGATARLVYDFAYYRCLQDPSIPEPRPNVVYTMARETHCREEHKTGIKTRIQHSVSYSDGFGREIQRKVQAEPGPVPERGVDGSILVVDGKVRMTGHAVSPRWVGSGWTIFNNKGQPVRQYEPFFSDTHEFEFEVKVGVSPIVFYDPVGRVVATLHPDHTYEKVVFDPWRQRAYDVNDTVALDLRDDPDVSGYVSAYFEQIAPDREDWMPWLRQRIDPSSLPTDSPGLEPEKKAAVRALAHADTPTTAYFDTLGRTFLTVARADVTGGAMMTRVVLDIEGNQREVRDAYDRSVMKCDYDMLGNPVKQQSMDAGTRWMLNDVAGNPIYGWDSLGRTVRHQYDELRRQTHLWVREQLSGTEREYLAELAIYGEMHPDSNPSGASAGQRHLNLRGRILLMLDGAGIVVNCAKNPHHDSDPSVGGFESYDFKGNLLRSTRQLASDCTQTPDWKDFEDRLKSAIEQLNSDSPAELLERSGLLLPGPSSPLESEEFSGSTRYDALNRPIQSIAPHSSNAGTQLNVVQQVYNDANLLECVDLWLGEAAEPAGLLGSDTATRHMVINIDYDAKGRRKFVEYGNGVKTCYGYDPLTFRLTDLHTTRESGSVQNVHYAYDPAGNIVHIRDDAQQTVFFSGSIVQPESDYVYDAVYRLISASGREHIGSAATPWPTSDDRYRMNLPQPGNNSQMRNYTEEYSYDLAGNITRIRHSAMNGRGTNQNIWIRNFDYAEPSLIDNSQTNNRLTASSVGRNPATAPSESFRYDAHGNMLNMPHLPCVKWDFKDQLRSAGRSDDPEDCTGCRSGCIVYFTYDAGGQRVRKVMEQDGKRFHERIYIGGFEIFRKYNGNAGPKLERESLHVMDDRQRIAIVDTKTIDTSTPGPGSETLIRYQFGNHLGSAVLELDENADIISYEEYYPYGSTSYQSVRNRRPGSPEVSPRRYRYTGKERDEETGLYYHGARYYAPWLGRWVSCDPAGMVDGMNLYQYVGGNPLSLVDSNGMEGRQLWLAEQACFEIAPVATRTSRGITKLQHEALKAIDYCWGPGTGMDWGHPPGQTHGITMAGQSPPLRPQPSSENRSSYQDKLTKQQAAAQGKPTRDAKGYDPDVKPGTHFKQPPPEPFEKRMAAYAKTIKPAPKPGVPPAATTPPASSTPPHTSPPPEQLSLPFGKATLAEPSAPTATSPLSTTGLLKGAVPVVSSAASGLGMVAGGAGDVYAATCAAERQDAAGTAFHAATASTQLTGAALYASGWAAGSASTMAMGTTIAATGGMASLAFGSVMLAVDETQRAMRGEKTAAAEAVDFYVDLVEKGEEQGGVKGFFMKAGGYVGGSFAALIAAGQGYQGR